GTCGAGCGCCTTGTAGGCATCCTCATCGATGGTCTCGTCATCCATCTCCTCGGCGATGGCTTCCTGCCGCTGTGCAATCGCATCGAGGCGGGCCAGCTGCGCCTCGGTGAAATCAGGCTGCGGCAGGATCACCCGGTAGAGGCCGGTCGCCGCGCTATGCGTGTAGTTCGACGCAATCGGCCGGATCCAGGCGAGACCGAGTTCCTCGCCGATCCGCTTGGCTTCCGCTTCCATGATGTCCGCGGCGAGCCGCTGCGCGATCTCGGGGTTCACCCACTTGTCGCCGCTGTCGCTGAAAAGGTCGCGGTCGATCTTGCCGCCAGCCTCGGCATAGCGGTCCTCGCCGACCAGGATCGCGACCGGATCGGTCGACTTCATCGTTTCGTTGGCGATGACGCGGCGGATAGTGTCGGCATTGGCATAGCTGGTGCCGTAGCTGTTCCAGACGAGAAGCTGCTTCTCCTGGTTTTCGGTCGAGGCATAGGCCTTGGCGACGTCCAGCGTGATGGTGCCTTCGCTCAGCGCCTCGAAGATGGGCTCGGCCAGGGTCGCGAGCCGCAGGCGGCCCTCGACGAACCGACGGGTGAGGCCGAAGCGCTTGGCGACACCGTCGATATCATTATTGAGACCGATGAAATACTGGAACGCGCGGCATTCCTCGGCAGGCGTCATCTTGAGCTGATGGAAGTTGGCCGCGGTCGAGGTCTCGGACAGGGTCGCCTCGTCGCCGACGAGAACCTTGACGGGAACATCGTAGGTTTCAGGGTCGATGGTGCCGCGCTCGGCGAGCATGAGCAGACCGCGCAGGCGGCGACCGCCATCGAAGACCTCGAAAGTGCCGCGCGGCTTTTTCACAGGCGTGACGAGCAGGTTCTGGAGTACGCCGCGAGCTTCGAGATCGGCGGCCATCTGCGGTATTTCCAGCAGGTCGTCGGGCCGCCTGCGGACATTGATGGGAGAAAGCGTAAGCTTCGAGAGCTTAACGGTCGTGGTCATCGGAGGAACTCCTTCTGGCATCCGGATCAGCCCGGACACCAGCATCACTCCCCCTTCCCTCTCGAACCCCGGGGCGCCCCGTGGGCGTGGCTTTTTTCCGCCGGACAACCTACATTGTCTTCTCTTCCGGCCTCGAAAGAATATGATCTGCGGTGACCTCCACGACGCTCCGTTTGAACATGCCGCAATGGCAGGGTGGCGATGAACCCGCCTATAGCTTTGGTTCCGAATTGTTGCGCTGGCTTGCCCCGCCGCATGACGGCCCCGAGGAAACCGTGGCGGTTCCGGAACCGGACGGAAGCTCCCCGCCGGTTAGCCGTGGCATCAAGTGGTGCGCCGCCCTCTTGTCTCAAGCAAGAGCGGCGCGCGAAGCCATCGAGCGGCATGCGCCCGATCGGATCGTGACGCTTGGCGGCGACTGCCTGGTCGATCTTGCGCCGATGGCGTATCTAAGCCGCAGATATGGTGAAAAGCTGGGCGTTCTCTGGCTCGATGCCCATCCCGACGTGATGAGCGCTGCCGAGTTTTCGCACGCCCATGCCCATGTGCTTGCCCTGCTGCTTGGCCGGGGCGACGAGGCTTTCACGGCAGAAGTGCCCCGCAAGCTGGACGCCCGGCGTGTGATGATCGCCGGCATGCAGGGATGGAACGCGGATGAAGACCTGATCCTGAAGGAACTGGGCATCCGGCATATCCCGCCAGCCGTCCTTGCTGACAGCAGCCGGCCGATCCTCGACTGGATCGAGACCGAGGGAATCACGCATCTTGCGGTACATTTCGACCTCGATGTCCTCGATCCGGCTCATTTTTCTCCGCTGCTGTTCAACAGGCCGGGCATGCCGGAGGGGGCCTTCGATGGAATAGAGCAAGGCCGTATGCAGCTGGACCAGGTGGTGCGCCTGTTGAAAGAGATCGGCGCGGCAGTGGATATGGTTGGCCTTGCCATCGCCGAACATCTGCCATGGGACATGCTGCGCCTGAGAAACAGCCTTGCCGAGTTACCCATCATGAAATCATGAAACTCACTGTGGGCTGAAACCGCCCCGAGTTTCGGAATACCAATGGCGCACCACTCGCGAAGCTATCCTCGCCGCTTTGGACACGCCCTCCCCCCGATCTCGAGGTAAACGTCGTCACCGCTACGCGATGCTTCACAATCTGAATGTGACGGACTTCTCCTGTGAGAGCGGCGCTGACCGCCGATGAGACGTCATTAGAGGGTGTCAATGACCAACGAAACCCGCAGTGCCGACTGTTTCGGTGACATCTCGTGCTTGATGCAGAATGCACACCAGCTGCGCTTCGTCATTCAGGATCGGAACGGACACCGTCTGCCAATAGCGCTCGAGAAACCGGCCATCGGAACCCCGCAGGTCATAGCGCTGTGCTTTCATGGCATGCTGGCGCCGTCCCTGTGCCGCGATGCGGATGGAATCAAACAAGCCTGCGACGCCGGTTGCATCCTCAAGATCCGGATTATCCGGAAAGACGTCAAAGAGCCTTTCTCCGGCCACTCTGCTGCGCTCGGTATAGGTGATGGCAGTATGCGCATCGTTGACGTCGAGGATTCGCATACCAGCCCTCGGATCGATGATCATCGTAGGCTGGGTAGAGGTCTCCGTCAGGCGTTGAAAAAGGCTCCGATCACATGATGATAGCGCGCCAAATTCAATAGGATATCTCTGCACGCCAAGTGCGGCGGCGTTGAGCAATGCAAGCTCGCGTTGAATTGAACGGATCTGCTGCAGCAGATAGCTGCGCTCGGTGTCGGCAACGTCTGCGCCCAGGCAGGCCCTGAATTTCTTCAAGTTTTCGTGCAGGATGAAGCGTTGCACATTACCCCCTAAGGTTTCAATTGTGCCTCGGATCTATGAACTTCTCCGGTCCCGAGAAGTTTCCCCGACTCGCTGGCATCTGCAACGCAATAAATACACTGAATGACCTCTGAGCACAGGAACGTCTCCGAGCCATAGTGGGTAAAGGATGACCACATGATTCGCCCAGCGAATGTCTGTCTGGGCCTTGTGAATGGCGGCGGCGGGCGCATTGTCCCGCCACTCCCCGGCCGATCGCAAGATAGGGAAATCAAGTTCTGCAATCTCGATCCGGCGCACTTCATGGCCTGCCGCCTCGCCGCCCGCCGCATAGGCATCCGCAAGCGCATGAACGTACCGGGTCCCGTTTGGGTCGGGATGCCCATCGATAATCGTGATGCGGGTCATGACATCTCCTGAATCCGCCATCCACGCATCGTCGTGCAATTGGGATTATCCCGGAGTGTCGGTGGCGACAGGCACCGGCCAGCCGAGATGAAATCACTTGAGCTATGAGGGGGAGCGTTTCTTCCTCGCAAGAGTCGGGAAACTGGCGGAGGAACCCTGATTACAATACATGCGACTGTGCGGAACGCATGGCCAATAGCTCTGCGGCCATGTTGGGGGTGTTCTCCCATGGGGCACTACACAAACGGAGGATCGCGGTGACCCAGAGAATATCGCCGCTTTCGAGGGGGGAAGAGTTTTGAGCGATTTTCGTTTCCTGCATGCCGCCGACATTCATCTCGACAGCCCGCTCCATGGCCTGTCGAGATATGAAGGTCTGCCCGAGGACGACATAAGAGGAGCCACCCGCGCGGCTTTCGACAATCTGGTACAACGCGCCATCGACGAAGATGTCGATTTCGTCGTGATCGCTGGCGACCTCTTCGACGGTGAGTGGAAGGACATGAGCACCGGCCTCTATTTCGCCCGCGCCATGGGCCGCCTGGATCGGGCCGAAATCCCGGTGTTCCTTCTCGCCGGCAACCATGATGCCGCCTCCGTCATCACCCGCAGCATTCCCTGGCCGCCCAATGTCCGCCTGTTCAGCGCGCGCCGACCGGAAACCCATCTGCTTGCCGAGCTCCAGGTCGCGGTCCACGGACAGAGCTTCTCGACACCGGCTGTCACCGACAATCTCGTTCCGTCCTATCCCGCCGCTGCGGAGCATCACTTCAATATCGGGATGCTGCACACCGCGCTGGCAGGCCGGAAGGGCCACGCCGATTACGCGCCCTGCAGCCTGGATGATCTCAAAGCCAAGCAATACGACTACTGGGCGCTCGGCCATGTCCATCAACACGAGATCGTGTGCGAGGCGCCTCATGTCGTCTTCCCGGGCAACATCCAGGGTCGCACGATCCGCGAGACGGGCCCCAAGGGCGCGGTGATCGTCACCGTGGAGGATGGTCAGGTTTCCTCCATCGATCGATTGGATCTGGATGTGATCCGCTGGCTCGCGGTCGATATCGACTGTACCGACGTGCCGGCCGATAGCATTGCGGAACGCATGCGCTCGGCGCTTCTTGAAGCGTGGCAGCACGGCGGCGATGGATTGCCGCTCGTTACGCGGCTTGTGCTGACGGGCGAGACCGACAGCGCCGGCGCGCTCATCGACAGCGCCGCGGACCTGCGCGACGTCGCGCGCGCCGTGGCCGCTTCGATCTCGCCCAATCTCTTCATCGAGAAAGTGAAGCTGCTCGTGACGAAGCCCGCCGCCGCCGGTGAGGTGATTGTCGGCGACGATCTCGCTGCCTTGATCGATCGGGCCGCCACCGATCCTCAACTGCACGAACTGCTGGCCGCGGACCTTGCGCCCTTCCTGCTCGCGGCGCAGAGCCTGCTCCCCGATGCCGACGAAGCGGACCTTCGCCGCTATGCCGGCGACGGCAAGTGGGACGCGGTCATCGGAACCGCCGCCCAGGCGCTCCGCTCGCGTTTGACGAAGGGGGACTGAGCGATGCGGTTCGCCACCCTGTCACTCGAGCGTTATGGTCGTTTCGAGGATTGCGAGCTTTCCTTTCGCCAAGGCGAGCCCGATCTTCACGTGGTGTACGGCGCCAACGAAGCGGGAAAATCGACCTCGCTTGCGGCGGTCTCCGATCTGTTGTTCGGTTTCCCGGCACGGTCTCCCTACAACTTCGTCTACGACTACGCCCTGCTGCGCGTTGGGGCCGTGCTCGAGGACGAGGGGCACA
The Sphingobium sp. MI1205 DNA segment above includes these coding regions:
- a CDS encoding NAD(P)H-dependent oxidoreductase encodes the protein MADSGDVMTRITIIDGHPDPNGTRYVHALADAYAAGGEAAGHEVRRIEIAELDFPILRSAGEWRDNAPAAAIHKAQTDIRWANHVVILYPLWLGDVPVLRGHSVYLLRCRCQRVGETSRDRRSS
- a CDS encoding arginase family protein, with the protein product MPQWQGGDEPAYSFGSELLRWLAPPHDGPEETVAVPEPDGSSPPVSRGIKWCAALLSQARAAREAIERHAPDRIVTLGGDCLVDLAPMAYLSRRYGEKLGVLWLDAHPDVMSAAEFSHAHAHVLALLLGRGDEAFTAEVPRKLDARRVMIAGMQGWNADEDLILKELGIRHIPPAVLADSSRPILDWIETEGITHLAVHFDLDVLDPAHFSPLLFNRPGMPEGAFDGIEQGRMQLDQVVRLLKEIGAAVDMVGLAIAEHLPWDMLRLRNSLAELPIMKS
- a CDS encoding metallophosphoesterase family protein, giving the protein MSDFRFLHAADIHLDSPLHGLSRYEGLPEDDIRGATRAAFDNLVQRAIDEDVDFVVIAGDLFDGEWKDMSTGLYFARAMGRLDRAEIPVFLLAGNHDAASVITRSIPWPPNVRLFSARRPETHLLAELQVAVHGQSFSTPAVTDNLVPSYPAAAEHHFNIGMLHTALAGRKGHADYAPCSLDDLKAKQYDYWALGHVHQHEIVCEAPHVVFPGNIQGRTIRETGPKGAVIVTVEDGQVSSIDRLDLDVIRWLAVDIDCTDVPADSIAERMRSALLEAWQHGGDGLPLVTRLVLTGETDSAGALIDSAADLRDVARAVAASISPNLFIEKVKLLVTKPAAAGEVIVGDDLAALIDRAATDPQLHELLAADLAPFLLAAQSLLPDADEADLRRYAGDGKWDAVIGTAAQALRSRLTKGD
- a CDS encoding PAS domain-containing protein — translated: MQRFILHENLKKFRACLGADVADTERSYLLQQIRSIQRELALLNAAALGVQRYPIEFGALSSCDRSLFQRLTETSTQPTMIIDPRAGMRILDVNDAHTAITYTERSRVAGERLFDVFPDNPDLEDATGVAGLFDSIRIAAQGRRQHAMKAQRYDLRGSDGRFLERYWQTVSVPILNDEAQLVCILHQARDVTETVGTAGFVGH